From a region of the Brachyhypopomus gauderio isolate BG-103 unplaced genomic scaffold, BGAUD_0.2 sc64, whole genome shotgun sequence genome:
- the barhl1b gene encoding barH-like homeobox 1b, translating to MEASTNGSSFGIDSLLSHRPGSPVIAKGDSLVGECRSPLEFSPRSDLESGCSSPPSPRRDCGEDATQRQGHSLGLPSHLQHGPISAGSQPRTVTSSFLIRDILADCKPLAACAPYSSNGQPTQETGRLASKIADDFIEKIHSNSSSDSEYKVKEEGDREISSSRDSPQVRLKKPRKARTAFTDHQLAQLERSFERQKYLSVQDRMELAASLNLTDTQVKTWYQNRRTKWKRQTAVGLELLAEAGNYSALQRMFPSPYFYPQSLVSNLDPGAALYLYRGPSAPPPALQRPLVPRILLHGLQGASEPPPPMPPLSGVLPRPTPPR from the exons ATGGAGGCGTCTACCAACGGCTCCAGTTTTGGAATCGACTCTCTACTGTCCCACAGGCCCGGAAGTCCAGTCATCGCAAAGGGGGACAGTTTGGTGGGAGAATGCAGGTCTCCACTGGAATTCAGCCCAAGGTCTGATCTAGAAAGCGGTTGCTCGTCTCCACCGTCGCCGAGGCGGGATTGTGGCGAGGATGCAACGCAGAGGCAAGGTCACTCTCTCGGTTTACCGTCCCATCTACAGCACGGACCGATATCGGCAGGTTCCCAACCACGGACTGTCACTTCGTCCTTTCTCATTAGAGATATTCTAGCTGACTGTAAGCCACTGGCGGCTTGTGCCCCTTACTCAAGTAATGGCCAACCAACACAAGAAACGGGGAGACTGGCATCCAAAATCGCAGACGACTTCATTGAGAAGATCCATAGCAACTCATCGTCTGACAGTGAATACAAag TGAAAGAGGAAGGCGACAGAGAGATTTCGAGCAGCAGAGACAGCCCTCAAGTTCGCCTGAAGAAACCACGAAAGGCGCGGACCGCCTTCACGGACCACCAGCTCGCGCAGCTGGAGCGCAGTTTCGAGCGCCAAAAGTACCTGAGCGTGCAGGACCGAATGGAGCTCGCGGCCTCTCTCAACCTCACCGACACGCAGGTTAAAACCTGGTACCAAAACAGAAG GACGAAGTGGAAGAGACAAACCGCGGTCGGACTTGAACTGTTAGCAGAGGCTGGAAATTATTCTGCTCTTCAAAGGATGTTCCCATCGCCGTATTTCTACCCTCAAAGCCTTGTGTCGAACCTGGACCCCGGAGCAGCGTTGTACTTATACAGAGGACCTTCGGCGCCCCCGCCGGCGTTACAGCGACCTCTCGTCCCACGAATTCTTCTGCACGGTCTGCAGGGCGCGAGCGAGCCTCCGCCGCCCATGCCGCCCCTGTCCGGAGTGCTGCCGAGGCCTACCCCGCCGCGATGA